The following proteins come from a genomic window of Pyxidicoccus sp. MSG2:
- a CDS encoding DUF4215 domain-containing protein translates to MLTPLRPTTPRLARLVLASLLFALAACGGGGGSSKPDGGSNPDVDSGVDGGDDIPVTCGDFERQSTEACDDGNTVSGDGCSAACSEVEPGWSCDTAGQPCVRTQGCGNGKVEAPEACDDRNITSGDGCSATCTVEPGYNCPLSGGRCRAAKCGDGIIAGEEECEDGNATAGDGCSALCRLEEGYKCPNLGQVCQTTVCGDGKVEGTEQCDDGPVKVHDMGDGCSPQCKKEPDCGTDGNCTSVCGDGVMLPNSTAEQCDDGNTRANDGCSPTCRLEEGFACTVVTQDPPAKVSIPTVYRDFRGYDLAATSALPRGHIDFENKNVGETGIVAVALGADGKPQYARATGGSASTAGKDTFAQWYTDVTNVNKSLVGTLELNRQANGSYVYDNPNFFPLDGKGWVASGDEPARNNNHNFSFTSEARYWFEYKGTEVLTFRGDDDVWVFINGKLALDLGGVHGAQDGSITLSQKATELNLRVGGIYEVVVFQAERHTTASSYKLTLNNFVTRRTECTATCGDGIVDTTKGEECDDGVNDGGYGQCARGCVWGPRCGDGTRQEEGGEECDDGNTNSRDGCSSTCKIEIG, encoded by the coding sequence ATGCTGACCCCCCTCAGGCCTACGACTCCCCGACTCGCGAGACTCGTGCTCGCTTCTCTCCTCTTTGCGCTCGCCGCCTGTGGTGGCGGTGGTGGCTCCAGCAAGCCGGACGGCGGCTCCAATCCGGACGTCGACTCCGGGGTGGATGGTGGCGACGACATCCCCGTCACGTGTGGTGACTTCGAGCGCCAGTCCACCGAGGCCTGTGACGACGGCAACACGGTGAGCGGCGACGGTTGCAGCGCGGCGTGCAGCGAGGTGGAGCCCGGCTGGTCCTGCGACACGGCCGGCCAGCCCTGCGTCCGCACCCAGGGTTGTGGCAACGGCAAGGTCGAGGCGCCCGAGGCGTGCGACGACCGCAACATCACCTCGGGCGACGGCTGCAGCGCCACGTGCACCGTGGAGCCCGGTTACAACTGCCCGCTGTCCGGTGGCCGCTGCCGCGCGGCGAAGTGCGGTGACGGCATCATCGCCGGTGAAGAGGAGTGCGAGGACGGCAACGCCACCGCGGGCGACGGCTGCAGCGCGCTGTGCCGCCTGGAGGAGGGCTACAAGTGCCCCAACCTCGGCCAGGTCTGCCAGACCACGGTCTGCGGCGACGGCAAGGTCGAGGGCACCGAGCAGTGCGACGACGGCCCGGTCAAGGTCCACGACATGGGCGACGGCTGCTCGCCCCAGTGCAAGAAGGAGCCGGACTGCGGCACCGACGGCAACTGCACGTCCGTGTGCGGTGATGGCGTGATGCTGCCCAACAGCACGGCCGAGCAGTGCGACGACGGCAACACCCGCGCCAACGACGGCTGCTCGCCGACGTGCCGCCTGGAGGAGGGCTTTGCCTGCACCGTCGTCACGCAGGACCCGCCGGCGAAGGTCTCCATCCCCACCGTCTACCGCGACTTCCGCGGCTATGACCTGGCGGCCACGAGCGCCCTGCCGCGGGGCCACATCGACTTCGAGAACAAGAACGTGGGGGAGACGGGCATCGTCGCCGTGGCGCTGGGCGCCGACGGCAAGCCCCAGTACGCGCGGGCGACGGGCGGCTCGGCCTCCACCGCGGGCAAGGACACGTTCGCCCAGTGGTACACGGACGTGACGAACGTCAACAAGTCGCTCGTCGGGACGCTGGAGCTGAACCGCCAGGCCAACGGCTCGTACGTGTACGACAACCCGAACTTCTTCCCGCTCGACGGCAAGGGCTGGGTGGCGTCCGGCGACGAGCCCGCCCGCAACAACAACCACAACTTCAGCTTCACCAGCGAGGCCCGCTACTGGTTCGAGTACAAGGGCACCGAGGTGCTCACCTTCCGCGGCGACGACGACGTGTGGGTGTTCATCAACGGGAAGCTGGCGCTCGATTTGGGCGGCGTGCACGGCGCGCAGGACGGCAGCATCACCCTGTCGCAGAAGGCCACCGAGCTGAACCTGCGCGTGGGCGGCATCTACGAAGTGGTGGTGTTCCAGGCCGAGCGCCACACCACCGCCTCCTCGTACAAGCTCACCCTCAACAACTTCGTCACCCGCCGCACCGAGTGCACCGCCACCTGCGGTGACGGCATCGTTGACACCACCAAGGGCGAGGAGTGCGATGACGGGGTGAACGACGGCGGCTACGGCCAGTGCGCCCGTGGCTGCGTGTGGGGCCCGCGCTGCGGCGACGGCACCCGCCAGGAAGAGGGCGGCGAGGAGTGCGACGACGGCAACACCAACAGCCGCGACGGCTGCAGCTCGACCTGCAAGATCGAGATTGGCTGA